A section of the Roseovarius sp. W115 genome encodes:
- a CDS encoding serine hydrolase domain-containing protein has product MVFAVLAALFVGVLMREEIYRLVAVNTLFEKDKIVENFSSLDKAFRSQPISRGDLPVSELPQGTKIALTDDIIAWINERTVTSFLVLHKGQIVHESYHLDTKADDLRIGWALSKPYISALIGILLSEGTIKALEDEVVEYVPTLKGTAYDGARVVDLLQMTSGVAFNEDYLDYDADINRMGRELALGGTMDEFATSLLEKRGEPGEDWLYVSIDAHVLAMVLRSATGKPMTELLAEKLIKPMGLEVGPYILADSNEVAFAPGGINKTTRDFARFGLMYEQNGKLSGRQIVPKNWVEVSTMPTAPTAPGELGYGYHWWVPADAEPGQFMAHGIYGQYIYVDQTRDLVIVTTAADHRFNEPGTHESNLKLFRQIADTL; this is encoded by the coding sequence ATGGTCTTCGCCGTGCTGGCAGCCTTGTTCGTCGGCGTGCTCATGCGAGAAGAGATCTACCGCCTTGTCGCCGTGAACACGCTCTTCGAAAAAGACAAAATCGTTGAAAACTTTTCCTCTCTGGACAAGGCGTTTCGCTCACAGCCGATCTCACGCGGCGATTTGCCAGTTTCCGAGCTGCCACAGGGCACCAAAATTGCACTGACCGACGACATCATTGCGTGGATCAATGAGCGCACTGTCACATCGTTTCTTGTTCTACACAAAGGTCAGATTGTTCATGAAAGCTATCATCTGGATACGAAAGCCGACGACCTTCGGATCGGGTGGGCGCTGTCCAAACCTTATATATCGGCCCTTATTGGCATCCTTCTGAGTGAAGGCACGATCAAGGCGCTGGAAGATGAGGTTGTTGAGTATGTCCCGACGCTCAAGGGCACGGCCTATGACGGCGCTAGGGTTGTCGACCTTTTGCAGATGACAAGCGGCGTTGCGTTCAACGAAGATTATCTTGATTACGACGCTGACATCAATCGCATGGGACGTGAGCTTGCTCTAGGCGGCACGATGGATGAGTTCGCGACCAGCCTTTTGGAGAAACGCGGAGAGCCGGGTGAAGACTGGCTTTACGTGTCCATAGATGCGCATGTTCTCGCCATGGTGCTGCGCTCCGCGACAGGCAAACCCATGACCGAACTGCTGGCAGAAAAGCTCATAAAACCCATGGGGTTGGAGGTTGGACCCTATATTCTGGCCGATAGCAATGAGGTCGCCTTTGCCCCCGGTGGGATCAACAAGACAACCCGCGACTTCGCCCGCTTTGGACTGATGTATGAACAGAATGGCAAGCTTTCAGGTAGACAGATCGTACCCAAGAATTGGGTCGAGGTGTCGACCATGCCTACGGCGCCAACCGCACCGGGCGAGTTGGGATACGGGTATCATTGGTGGGTGCCCGCGGATGCCGAACCGGGGCAGTTCATGGCGCATGGGATCTACGGGCAATACATCTATGTTGATCAGACACGTGATCTGGTGATCGTAACCACTGCGGCAGACCACAGGTTCAACGAGCCGGGAACTCACGAAAGCAATCTCAAGCTGTTTCGACAGATCGCAGACACGCTTTAA
- a CDS encoding antibiotic biosynthesis monooxygenase family protein, whose translation MSYIAMNRFQVKTGAEAQFEEMWRSRESRLKETPGFQEFRLLKGPEGDGFCLYSSHVVWASRADFEAWTKSQNFRDAHKDAGRSKTQDALMGPPQFEGFETVLHEV comes from the coding sequence ATGAGCTACATCGCAATGAACCGGTTTCAGGTGAAAACCGGCGCTGAGGCGCAATTCGAAGAGATGTGGCGCTCGCGCGAAAGCCGGCTCAAAGAAACGCCGGGATTTCAAGAGTTTCGTCTTCTCAAAGGGCCTGAGGGAGATGGCTTTTGCCTGTATTCCAGCCACGTGGTGTGGGCCAGCCGCGCTGATTTCGAGGCCTGGACCAAGTCGCAGAATTTCCGCGATGCGCATAAAGATGCGGGGCGGTCCAAAACGCAGGATGCATTGATGGGACCGCCGCAATTTGAGGGCTTTGAAACAGTGCTGCACGAGGTCTGA
- a CDS encoding DUF2237 family protein: MCSNDPKTGFFRDGHCNTCAEDHGSHTVCALMTAEFLAFSKYVGNDLSTPRPEFGFAGLNPGDQWCLCASRFLQAHDEGCAPKVRLEATHARALDIIPLEVLKQHAAEAQG; encoded by the coding sequence TTGTGCAGCAATGACCCAAAGACCGGCTTTTTCCGCGACGGGCATTGCAACACCTGTGCGGAGGATCACGGCAGTCACACGGTCTGCGCCTTGATGACGGCCGAGTTCCTGGCGTTCTCCAAATATGTCGGCAACGACCTCAGCACGCCACGGCCAGAGTTTGGATTTGCCGGTTTGAACCCCGGAGATCAGTGGTGCCTGTGTGCCTCACGCTTTCTGCAAGCCCACGACGAAGGATGCGCCCCGAAGGTACGGCTTGAAGCGACGCATGCGCGGGCGTTGGACATTATTCCCTTAGAAGTTCTCAAACAACATGCGGCGGAGGCTCAGGGATAA
- a CDS encoding carboxymuconolactone decarboxylase family protein encodes MATVTLISDEEATPEVRAVYDDIRTTRGGDFINNFWRALAHDPALLKATWERLKAVMGPGEIDPLTKEMIYIAVSVANSCEYCAHSHTAAAKAKGMTEAQHGELLSVIGMASQTNALATALQVPVDDAFKV; translated from the coding sequence ATGGCCACGGTCACACTGATTTCCGATGAAGAGGCCACTCCAGAAGTGCGCGCTGTATATGACGATATTCGCACCACACGCGGCGGTGATTTCATCAACAATTTCTGGCGCGCTTTGGCGCATGATCCGGCTTTGCTCAAGGCGACGTGGGAGAGGCTCAAGGCCGTGATGGGGCCGGGCGAGATTGATCCGCTGACCAAGGAGATGATCTATATCGCGGTGTCTGTTGCGAACTCATGTGAATATTGCGCGCATTCCCATACCGCTGCGGCCAAGGCCAAAGGCATGACAGAGGCGCAGCATGGCGAGCTGCTTTCTGTGATCGGGATGGCCAGTCAGACAAACGCGTTGGCCACCGCACTTCAAGTGCCGGTGGATGACGCCTTCAAGGTCTGA